Proteins found in one Corynebacterium canis genomic segment:
- a CDS encoding PadR family transcriptional regulator, translating into MSIKYALLSLLSQQPCGVGQLRQTFESRTANTWPINVGQVYQTMQRLNRDGLIEHIGTDSGTAGRNAEIYQITEEGKHALVQWWLSPTIKSRDDRDELVIKVAMAALVGANLTELIQKQREAAMTELRAITKLKATTPPEQSAQRLLLERRIFDLEAEARWLNHIETLSPPKENAK; encoded by the coding sequence ATGTCCATTAAGTACGCGCTCCTGAGTTTGTTGAGCCAGCAGCCCTGCGGGGTCGGCCAGCTGCGACAAACCTTTGAATCACGCACAGCAAACACATGGCCCATCAACGTCGGACAGGTGTATCAGACCATGCAACGCCTGAACCGCGATGGGCTCATCGAACATATCGGCACGGATTCCGGCACCGCCGGCCGCAATGCAGAGATCTATCAAATCACCGAAGAAGGCAAGCATGCCCTGGTGCAGTGGTGGCTCTCCCCCACCATAAAAAGCCGCGACGACCGCGATGAACTCGTGATCAAGGTGGCTATGGCCGCGCTTGTTGGCGCGAACCTCACGGAGCTGATCCAAAAGCAACGCGAAGCGGCGATGACCGAATTACGTGCCATTACAAAGCTCAAGGCGACCACGCCCCCGGAACAAAGTGCGCAACGCCTGCTTCTAGAGCGCCGCATCTTTGACCTTGAAGCGGAAGCCCGCTGGTTAAACCATATTGAAACCCTGAGCCCTCCGAAGGAGAACGCCAAATGA
- a CDS encoding alpha/beta hydrolase — protein sequence MSDVVHDDTTDRDFHIGGNEAGLSPEEQLAQLSWYINEHYPRPTEDADIDRWVAMLPDRLTHASMLVLGSALDHSMPGVAFTGNVSVLALPELRAARFTPSNPTGRWAVSLHGGAFRRGAGIALDNAWRPEVAAAAELSGTTIVDVDYPLLPASTAEMMGAIEAAIHYTRAQEATHVTAWGASAGAALAVLASPLVDALLLTRPQFDAAAINATLPTPDNWPRTLIQVGLQDTTVQRWEAAERVAEVREYVSEHLISTPEVARQRVRDVAESLRTAE from the coding sequence ATGAGTGACGTAGTTCATGACGATACAACCGACCGCGATTTCCATATCGGCGGCAACGAGGCGGGCCTGTCTCCCGAAGAGCAGCTCGCCCAGCTTTCCTGGTACATCAACGAACACTACCCGCGCCCGACTGAGGACGCCGACATTGACCGGTGGGTTGCCATGCTGCCGGACCGCCTCACGCACGCATCCATGCTGGTACTCGGCTCGGCATTGGACCATTCCATGCCGGGGGTCGCGTTTACCGGCAACGTTTCCGTGCTGGCGTTGCCGGAGCTGCGGGCCGCGCGATTCACCCCAAGCAACCCCACAGGCCGGTGGGCGGTAAGCCTGCACGGCGGGGCGTTTCGGCGCGGTGCCGGCATCGCCCTCGATAACGCGTGGCGGCCCGAGGTGGCGGCGGCTGCGGAGTTGTCCGGCACCACCATTGTGGACGTAGATTACCCCCTGCTACCTGCATCGACGGCGGAAATGATGGGCGCGATCGAGGCCGCGATTCACTATACCCGGGCCCAAGAGGCAACGCATGTCACCGCGTGGGGAGCCTCCGCCGGTGCCGCGCTGGCGGTGCTCGCTTCCCCGCTTGTCGACGCCCTGCTGCTCACCCGCCCCCAATTCGACGCCGCCGCCATCAACGCAACGCTGCCAACGCCGGACAATTGGCCACGCACGCTCATCCAGGTGGGCTTGCAAGACACCACGGTGCAGCGCTGGGAAGCCGCGGAACGCGTGGCCGAGGTGCGCGAATACGTGTCCGAACATCTTATTTCCACCCCGGAGGTGGCTCGGCAACGCGTGCGAGACGTCGCGGAATCCCTCCGCACCGCGGAGTAA
- a CDS encoding ABC transporter ATP-binding protein, with protein MTTPQPALVLDQVTRVHHDGPNKILALDHVDLTVEYGELVAIMGPSGAGKSTLLNVAGTLDTPTEGRVLIDGIDVSEFKAPMRAKIRREHVGIVFQDFNLIPTLTVAENVALPLELGNMPRSQARTHAVEALQEIGLAEIADRYPSEVSGGQRQRAAIARALVLSSTICPSPPV; from the coding sequence ATGACCACTCCACAGCCCGCGCTTGTGCTTGACCAAGTCACCCGTGTTCACCACGATGGTCCGAACAAGATACTGGCGCTGGATCATGTAGACCTCACGGTCGAATATGGCGAATTGGTGGCCATTATGGGGCCTTCCGGTGCGGGTAAATCCACGCTCCTCAATGTTGCTGGCACCCTTGATACACCCACCGAGGGCCGCGTGCTTATCGACGGCATCGATGTATCCGAATTCAAGGCACCGATGCGCGCCAAGATTCGCCGCGAACATGTCGGCATCGTTTTCCAAGACTTCAACCTCATTCCCACCCTCACGGTGGCCGAAAACGTGGCATTGCCGCTGGAGCTTGGCAATATGCCGCGCAGCCAGGCACGCACGCATGCGGTGGAAGCGTTGCAGGAGATCGGGCTCGCGGAAATCGCGGACCGGTACCCCTCCGAAGTTTCCGGTGGCCAACGCCAGCGGGCGGCCATCGCGCGCGCCCTTGTCCTGAGTTCCACAATTTGCCCTAGTCCCCCGGTTTGA
- a CDS encoding FtsX-like permease family protein yields MNRLLLAFRLAWRDIRNHKARTGFAVVLFSLPLLFILGLGTGFSLGFDQRPYPHSNEPISSAWVTNHVCTDAEQPSDDGFCIARSDAEKLADTPDIERIKAALGGDAELAASFKPEFQFSAEVKGDSDSTALPMINVLQPGTHRNETKLPNPGEIILSEETSFVTGAGVGDQVTVTQSDQSVKLRVIEVTTGYTNVINIDDVPLEVPDYKDIKGDKFPANASISWVSSEVVDHHPNTQGVEFQTSSEDQLVTEPILYNVFASGISFTEAITMISVSTLLLLFIACIIGPVFAVSARRKLTTLGLLSASGAAPSDLFAIMIAEGVIVGLIGAVFGIVGSLTMNFAASLLQENSGTLIWPWDVALVLLFVSIACAVAAAVIPAITTAKLDPIQALNEGMSTRMRRMKKRHIIAPIVALLAGIGVVTSWVLPSELWLVIASIAAIIGTTSLVLLAEKAATYLPLSARMATRDAVRNYQRTVPAVAAVTGTILIAITLSVFSITPSGETSPRNVALTIQTQGRSLTSAPFDKHISELSSEYGLNMRTDTYGVYNPDTVSNPVLFAVLPQGVATESGTSYRSDFSALGYPNPSWYDTSVYVVDPNAPELLARLQPNDFSTSDGARAAAALRDGKAVVNYSEALTDGKVTIGVTEARDYEREFEKTTGQEEEKSHDFKAEVLNPDGEAPAWVYVLITPEMVEEMGLKTYYEETRISRDEPFSMVESFKIDYNPQVIPHATVFQIDTAHASTLAFLSFPFFAALWLTLSVILLVILLAAAESRRDTETMVALGASQSLVRRYSGAQGLVVGLLGTLAGTVYAVYLALVSAVHFDSWSDFSGLPWAFIAVVLVLVPALSWLTGLVFGARAHAATTGRRRVT; encoded by the coding sequence ATGAATCGCTTGCTTCTCGCATTCCGCCTAGCCTGGCGGGACATTAGGAACCACAAGGCACGCACAGGTTTCGCGGTGGTGCTGTTTTCGTTACCGTTGCTGTTTATCTTGGGGCTCGGCACTGGCTTCAGTCTGGGATTCGATCAACGCCCGTATCCCCACAGCAACGAACCCATATCGAGCGCTTGGGTTACCAACCATGTTTGTACGGACGCGGAACAGCCCAGCGATGACGGCTTTTGCATCGCCCGAAGTGATGCGGAAAAGCTTGCCGACACCCCGGACATAGAGCGCATCAAAGCCGCACTAGGTGGTGATGCCGAACTCGCCGCCAGCTTTAAACCGGAATTCCAGTTTTCGGCCGAGGTCAAGGGCGATTCCGACTCGACGGCATTACCCATGATCAATGTGCTCCAACCAGGCACGCATAGAAACGAAACTAAGCTGCCGAATCCCGGGGAAATCATCCTCAGCGAGGAGACGAGCTTTGTCACCGGGGCCGGTGTCGGTGACCAGGTCACCGTGACTCAGAGTGACCAGAGCGTTAAGCTTCGCGTGATTGAAGTCACCACCGGCTACACCAACGTGATCAATATCGATGACGTGCCACTTGAGGTGCCGGACTACAAGGACATCAAGGGTGATAAATTCCCGGCCAACGCTTCGATTTCATGGGTATCCAGTGAAGTTGTGGACCATCATCCCAACACCCAGGGAGTTGAATTCCAGACCTCCAGCGAAGACCAACTGGTCACCGAACCCATTTTGTATAACGTCTTCGCAAGTGGCATTAGCTTCACCGAGGCCATCACAATGATCAGCGTTTCCACGCTGTTGCTGCTGTTTATCGCTTGCATTATCGGCCCCGTGTTTGCGGTTTCGGCCCGCCGCAAACTCACCACCTTGGGATTGTTATCGGCCTCGGGCGCTGCCCCCTCGGACCTGTTCGCCATTATGATCGCCGAAGGCGTGATCGTCGGCCTGATCGGAGCCGTGTTTGGCATCGTTGGCTCCCTCACCATGAACTTTGCTGCCTCGTTGCTCCAAGAAAACAGTGGCACATTGATCTGGCCGTGGGACGTGGCCCTTGTACTGTTGTTCGTATCCATCGCCTGCGCCGTCGCGGCGGCGGTCATCCCTGCGATCACCACAGCCAAGCTCGACCCAATTCAAGCGCTCAATGAGGGAATGTCCACGCGCATGCGCCGCATGAAAAAACGCCACATCATTGCGCCGATCGTTGCGCTCCTGGCCGGTATCGGGGTAGTTACCAGCTGGGTGCTTCCCAGCGAGCTATGGCTGGTTATCGCCTCCATCGCCGCGATCATCGGCACCACGAGCCTCGTGCTGCTGGCGGAGAAGGCGGCGACCTACCTGCCGCTTTCCGCGCGCATGGCCACCCGGGATGCGGTGCGAAATTACCAGCGGACGGTCCCTGCGGTCGCGGCGGTCACCGGCACGATCCTTATCGCGATCACGCTCAGCGTGTTTAGCATTACCCCGTCAGGGGAAACTAGCCCGCGCAACGTCGCCCTGACCATTCAAACTCAAGGCCGTTCGCTGACCTCCGCGCCCTTTGATAAGCACATCAGCGAATTGTCTTCCGAATATGGCCTGAATATGCGCACCGATACCTATGGGGTGTACAACCCCGATACGGTATCCAATCCGGTCCTGTTTGCCGTATTGCCACAAGGCGTAGCCACGGAATCGGGCACCTCGTACCGGTCGGATTTCAGCGCACTCGGGTACCCCAATCCGAGCTGGTATGACACCAGCGTGTATGTGGTCGACCCCAACGCCCCGGAGTTATTGGCGCGATTGCAACCCAACGACTTCTCCACCTCGGACGGGGCCAGGGCCGCGGCGGCGCTGCGGGACGGCAAGGCCGTGGTCAATTACAGCGAGGCGCTCACTGACGGCAAGGTAACAATTGGCGTGACCGAGGCCCGAGACTACGAAAGGGAATTTGAAAAGACCACCGGCCAAGAGGAGGAGAAATCGCACGATTTCAAAGCCGAAGTGCTCAACCCCGACGGCGAAGCCCCGGCCTGGGTTTACGTGCTGATCACGCCGGAGATGGTCGAAGAAATGGGCCTAAAAACCTACTACGAAGAGACCCGCATTTCCCGCGACGAGCCGTTCAGCATGGTGGAAAGCTTTAAGATCGATTACAACCCCCAAGTGATCCCGCACGCCACGGTATTCCAGATTGACACGGCGCACGCCTCCACGCTGGCCTTCCTGTCCTTCCCGTTCTTTGCCGCGCTCTGGTTGACGCTCAGCGTGATCCTGTTGGTGATTTTGCTCGCCGCGGCGGAATCACGGCGAGACACGGAGACGATGGTGGCGCTCGGGGCGTCGCAAAGCTTGGTGCGCCGTTACTCGGGTGCGCAAGGGCTGGTCGTGGGGTTGTTGGGCACCCTCGCCGGCACCGTGTACGCAGTGTATTTGGCGCTGGTTTCCGCAGTGCACTTTGATTCCTGGTCCGATTTCTCCGGTTTGCCTTGGGCGTTTATCGCCGTGGTGTTGGTGCTGGTGCCCGCGCTCTCCTGGCTAACCGGACTGGTGTTCGGTGCCCGGGCTCATGCGGCGACCACCGGCAGGCGGCGCGTAACCTGA
- a CDS encoding DNA-3-methyladenine glycosylase I: protein MLIDAQLPALGLTRGVDGRIRPTWAESNDQMREYYDYEWGREVRDEQGLLERVCLEGFQAGLSWNLVLQKRAALREAFYFFDPDAVAAMSEAEIVELAQRPELIRNNRKLMAAVGNAAATVALREDVGLSELLWSFQPEDWQVPEDMAHMPNQTPESVAMAKELKRRGFSYVGPVTCFALMQAVGMVDCRIPGSSPLLDPPEVG from the coding sequence ATGCTTATCGACGCTCAGCTCCCAGCGCTCGGCCTTACCCGCGGCGTCGATGGCCGCATCCGCCCCACCTGGGCGGAGAGCAATGATCAGATGCGCGAATACTATGACTACGAATGGGGCCGCGAGGTCCGCGACGAACAGGGCCTCTTGGAGCGCGTGTGCCTTGAAGGTTTTCAGGCGGGGTTGTCCTGGAACCTGGTGCTGCAGAAACGCGCGGCGCTTCGGGAGGCGTTTTATTTCTTCGACCCAGATGCGGTGGCGGCGATGTCGGAGGCGGAGATCGTGGAGCTTGCCCAGCGCCCCGAGCTGATCCGCAATAACCGGAAGCTGATGGCGGCGGTGGGTAATGCGGCGGCCACGGTGGCGCTGCGCGAGGATGTGGGCCTTTCGGAATTATTGTGGTCGTTTCAGCCGGAGGACTGGCAGGTGCCGGAGGATATGGCGCATATGCCGAACCAAACCCCTGAATCGGTAGCCATGGCGAAGGAATTGAAGCGCCGCGGTTTTTCCTATGTGGGCCCGGTGACCTGTTTCGCTTTGATGCAGGCGGTGGGCATGGTGGATTGTCGGATCCCGGGCAGTTCGCCGTTATTGGATCCGCCGGAGGTCGGCTGA
- a CDS encoding antitoxin has protein sequence MSFIQKAKDYAKANPQKFDQAVETVGDLVDKKTGGKYAAAVDKAQEVVKTQLKK, from the coding sequence GTGAGTTTCATTCAAAAGGCAAAGGACTACGCCAAGGCCAATCCGCAAAAATTCGACCAAGCCGTGGAAACCGTCGGTGACCTGGTGGATAAAAAGACGGGCGGCAAGTACGCGGCGGCCGTGGACAAGGCGCAAGAAGTGGTAAAAACCCAGCTGAAAAAGTGA
- a CDS encoding RNA-binding S4 domain-containing protein, producing MTKPFDVVVHDATIKLGQFIKLASLVETGGEAKRVIAEGQVLVNGVVDTRRGKTLHDGDIVTIAGMSARVSAQDDDEDFFDEATANDDFDYKKWMDM from the coding sequence ATGACGAAACCTTTTGATGTTGTCGTCCATGACGCGACAATTAAGCTCGGCCAGTTTATTAAACTGGCCAGTCTTGTTGAGACTGGGGGTGAAGCCAAAAGGGTGATTGCCGAAGGTCAAGTGTTGGTCAATGGCGTGGTGGATACCCGCCGCGGAAAGACGCTGCATGACGGCGACATTGTGACGATAGCCGGGATGTCTGCACGTGTGAGCGCCCAGGACGACGACGAAGATTTCTTCGATGAAGCAACAGCGAACGATGATTTCGACTATAAGAAGTGGATGGACATGTAA
- a CDS encoding IS1634 family transposase, with the protein MSVQVVRKVRGRTVVLSHVGTAHDDLTLHALIDKAEEFMGLDAQMSLDIGIDVPVRARPSMVDISNYLESASDKQLELLVERGADSTVLRDPPRAQRAPVAESNFPASPRVISSPARLIWDVLAMVYQQLGFASLHDEAFMSTVIARVVKPTSKAQVPEVLASMGRCAPHENTIYNALKRCHERDYKKIISAKCHEYVRTNHQVTMVLYDVTTLYFETSKEDELRKIGMSKERRVDPQIVVGLITDNLGFPLHVDFFHGKTAETTTLIPMLEAYRNAHDLESLTVVADAAMLSATNLDELDAAGINYIVADRLKKAPHAVTISDDDMAAWSKKTDTYEIVETTKTMGKAGNAVTRRVVVGFSPKRYKYDTFTLQKQKEKAQATVAGKAATRLPRFVSRNKDTLRINESAFDKALALAGWKGYVTNLDKDQVAGSEVISLYHELHHIENAFRMAKTDLQARPIFHRTEDAIQAHLTIVLAALAMSKHIYLTCQITTPKLVATLSQYRHALVETGKHRYEIPPQLTPEIEEKINQLKNFKPGD; encoded by the coding sequence GTGAGTGTTCAAGTTGTGCGCAAAGTCCGTGGCCGCACCGTTGTGTTGTCCCATGTGGGTACTGCTCATGATGATCTGACTTTGCATGCGTTAATTGACAAGGCAGAGGAATTTATGGGTTTAGACGCACAGATGAGTCTGGATATCGGCATTGATGTGCCAGTTCGTGCGCGTCCATCGATGGTGGATATCTCTAACTACCTGGAATCGGCCTCGGACAAGCAACTCGAGCTGTTAGTTGAACGCGGTGCTGATTCGACGGTTCTCCGCGATCCGCCCCGCGCTCAACGCGCGCCTGTGGCTGAGTCTAATTTTCCGGCCTCGCCACGGGTGATTTCATCTCCGGCCAGGTTGATCTGGGATGTGCTAGCCATGGTTTACCAACAGCTTGGCTTTGCCTCGTTACATGATGAAGCGTTTATGTCCACGGTGATAGCACGTGTGGTTAAACCCACCTCGAAGGCTCAGGTGCCTGAGGTTTTAGCGAGTATGGGCAGATGTGCGCCGCATGAAAACACCATCTACAACGCACTCAAGCGATGCCACGAACGCGACTATAAAAAGATAATTTCGGCCAAATGTCACGAGTATGTGCGCACCAATCATCAGGTAACCATGGTGCTGTACGACGTGACTACTTTGTATTTTGAAACCTCAAAAGAAGACGAGCTGCGTAAGATCGGGATGAGCAAAGAGCGTCGCGTTGATCCTCAAATCGTCGTGGGGTTGATTACTGATAATCTGGGATTTCCACTGCATGTGGACTTTTTTCATGGCAAGACTGCGGAAACCACCACGCTGATCCCGATGCTTGAGGCCTATCGCAATGCCCACGATTTGGAATCATTGACAGTAGTTGCTGATGCCGCGATGCTATCGGCAACTAATCTTGATGAGCTTGATGCTGCAGGGATTAACTACATCGTGGCCGACCGGCTAAAAAAAGCCCCTCACGCGGTGACTATCTCCGATGATGACATGGCGGCGTGGTCGAAGAAAACGGACACATACGAAATTGTCGAAACCACCAAAACTATGGGCAAAGCAGGCAATGCGGTCACTCGCCGAGTGGTAGTAGGTTTTAGTCCAAAGCGCTACAAGTACGACACGTTCACGCTACAAAAACAAAAAGAAAAAGCTCAAGCAACCGTCGCAGGCAAGGCAGCTACTCGGTTGCCACGGTTTGTATCAAGGAACAAAGACACGCTGAGGATCAACGAGAGTGCGTTCGATAAGGCGCTCGCTCTTGCCGGATGGAAAGGCTACGTTACCAACCTGGATAAAGACCAAGTCGCAGGTAGTGAGGTAATTAGTCTCTACCACGAGCTCCACCACATTGAAAACGCGTTCCGGATGGCGAAAACAGACTTGCAAGCCCGGCCAATTTTTCATCGCACTGAAGATGCCATCCAAGCGCATCTCACCATCGTGCTGGCTGCTTTAGCAATGTCAAAACACATTTACCTCACCTGCCAGATAACCACTCCGAAACTTGTCGCGACCCTCAGTCAGTACCGACACGCACTCGTCGAAACCGGCAAGCACCGATACGAAATCCCACCCCAGCTCACACCCGAAATCGAAGAAAAAATCAACCAGCTAAAAAACTTCAAACCGGGGGACTAG
- a CDS encoding SDR family NAD(P)-dependent oxidoreductase: protein MKERIAVVTGASSGIGWATAEALAADGWHVVCAARRTERIAVLAAKIQGTAITLDVTDDASVAAFAEQLPRVDLLVNNAGGAKGLDAVAEADLEQWQWMYDTNVLGTVRVTKALLPKLLEAEGQIINIGSVAAHVPYIGGAGYNAAKHGVAALTRVLRLETADLPLRVCEIDPGRVHTEEFSLVRFGGDAEKAAKVYEGNLSLTAADIAEAVRWVASCPKHVNIDTMRIMPTDQV from the coding sequence ATGAAGGAACGCATTGCAGTAGTAACCGGCGCGTCCAGTGGTATTGGGTGGGCCACGGCTGAGGCGCTTGCCGCCGATGGTTGGCACGTGGTGTGCGCCGCCCGCCGCACCGAGCGAATTGCCGTGCTTGCGGCGAAGATTCAGGGCACCGCCATCACCCTTGACGTTACTGACGACGCCTCCGTTGCGGCGTTTGCGGAACAGTTGCCGCGCGTGGACCTCCTGGTGAACAATGCCGGCGGTGCGAAGGGATTGGATGCGGTCGCGGAGGCGGACCTGGAGCAATGGCAATGGATGTATGACACGAATGTGCTTGGCACCGTGCGGGTGACCAAGGCCCTGTTGCCTAAGCTGCTGGAGGCGGAGGGGCAGATTATTAATATTGGTTCGGTGGCGGCCCACGTTCCTTATATTGGGGGCGCGGGATATAACGCCGCTAAGCACGGTGTTGCCGCATTGACCAGGGTTTTGCGCCTGGAAACCGCCGATCTGCCGCTGCGGGTGTGCGAGATTGATCCGGGGCGGGTGCATACCGAAGAGTTCTCGCTGGTCCGTTTCGGTGGGGACGCCGAGAAGGCCGCCAAGGTGTACGAGGGCAACTTGAGCCTTACCGCTGCGGATATCGCGGAAGCGGTGCGCTGGGTCGCGTCCTGCCCGAAACACGTCAATATCGATACCATGCGCATCATGCCCACGGACCAGGTGTAG
- a CDS encoding VOC family protein: MPAFMAEGGMPYWIDLITSDVRRAAHFYNQLLDWEFEETAPGYRLARVQGLPVAAIVEKPSEEQLPDTWVTHFLADNLDAEVEKASELGARVLTEPSEISFGRMAVLVDPSGALFGLIEPASEEAFIAAGEPGTPVWHELTCTAAYDAACKFYRGLFGWTTHEMDGFPYTTALVDGSPFAGIWNAQPNFPPKMPSFWQTFLGVADVEEVVAKVGELGGKVIREPWDSEFGHMVIIADSTGATVTLAKVDPPVEEAHESDPLEGIDLSQFGV, translated from the coding sequence ATGCCTGCATTTATGGCTGAGGGCGGTATGCCGTATTGGATTGACCTTATTACTTCCGATGTGCGTCGTGCCGCGCATTTTTATAATCAATTACTTGACTGGGAATTCGAAGAGACCGCGCCTGGGTATCGTTTGGCGCGCGTTCAAGGCCTGCCCGTGGCGGCCATTGTGGAAAAGCCTAGTGAGGAGCAATTGCCGGACACCTGGGTGACGCACTTCCTAGCGGACAACCTGGATGCGGAAGTGGAAAAGGCCAGCGAATTGGGTGCCAGAGTGCTCACGGAGCCTTCGGAGATTTCCTTCGGGCGGATGGCGGTGCTGGTGGACCCCTCCGGCGCGCTGTTCGGGCTCATCGAACCGGCTAGCGAGGAGGCGTTTATCGCCGCCGGGGAGCCGGGCACACCCGTGTGGCACGAATTAACCTGCACCGCCGCGTACGACGCCGCCTGCAAGTTCTATAGAGGTTTGTTTGGGTGGACCACCCACGAAATGGACGGCTTCCCGTACACCACCGCGCTTGTCGACGGCTCGCCATTTGCCGGGATTTGGAACGCGCAACCGAACTTCCCGCCGAAGATGCCATCGTTTTGGCAGACCTTCCTGGGTGTGGCAGATGTGGAAGAAGTAGTGGCCAAGGTGGGGGAACTCGGTGGAAAGGTGATCCGCGAACCGTGGGATTCCGAGTTCGGCCACATGGTGATTATCGCCGATTCGACCGGTGCAACCGTGACGCTGGCCAAAGTGGATCCGCCCGTGGAAGAGGCCCACGAATCGGATCCATTGGAGGGCATTGACCTCAGCCAATTCGGCGTGTAG
- a CDS encoding LysE family translocator yields the protein MELSTLTALISVWLAAIASPGPDVVQILRLGSRSRADGVACALGIMIGNTGWILGSLLGISALVNAYPIVLTVLKLVGGGYLLWIGTSAIRAGVRAWGEPVVVPGGGVGGAVGDWGASIRVGVLTNLSNPKAILFFGAVFAQFVEPGMGAWVSAMIAAVLIITGLAWFIGVALVVQRAAGMLQRRAYVIELASGAVFVILGLVMVYGGMGELAS from the coding sequence ATGGAGCTTTCAACCCTTACGGCATTGATTTCGGTATGGCTGGCGGCCATCGCCAGCCCCGGGCCCGATGTGGTGCAGATCCTGCGCTTGGGCTCGCGAAGCAGGGCCGATGGCGTGGCATGCGCGCTGGGGATCATGATCGGCAATACTGGGTGGATTCTTGGCAGCCTCTTGGGCATTTCGGCGCTGGTAAACGCCTATCCGATCGTGTTAACGGTGCTGAAACTGGTAGGCGGCGGCTACCTTTTGTGGATCGGCACCAGCGCGATACGTGCGGGTGTTCGAGCGTGGGGCGAACCGGTGGTGGTGCCCGGCGGTGGGGTTGGCGGGGCGGTGGGGGACTGGGGGGCGTCGATACGCGTGGGGGTGCTTACAAACCTTTCGAACCCGAAAGCGATCCTGTTTTTCGGGGCGGTATTCGCGCAATTTGTGGAGCCGGGGATGGGGGCGTGGGTGTCGGCGATGATCGCCGCGGTGCTGATTATTACGGGGCTCGCGTGGTTTATCGGTGTGGCGCTGGTGGTGCAGCGGGCCGCGGGAATGCTGCAGCGGCGGGCCTATGTGATCGAGTTGGCGTCCGGCGCGGTGTTTGTGATCCTCGGCCTCGTGATGGTGTACGGAGGAATGGGTGAACTGGCCAGCTAG
- a CDS encoding ATP-binding cassette domain-containing protein, translating to MQSQIIMSSTHMGQHNGAATDFAHNLNTHPTRGSPRILNVSHPMTLSPTRHLVPQNALPKQQTPRSETFHPKIRKTVVEVRGGQRQRAAIARALVGERRLILADEPTGALDTTTGESVLQLLRTRVDMGAAGLLVTHEPRFAAYADRVVYLRDGHIESASQ from the coding sequence ATGCAAAGTCAGATCATCATGAGCAGTACCCACATGGGACAACACAACGGTGCGGCCACGGACTTTGCGCACAACTTGAACACTCACCCCACCAGAGGTAGTCCGCGAATACTTAATGTAAGCCACCCAATGACGCTATCACCAACCAGGCACCTAGTCCCCCAAAACGCACTTCCAAAACAACAAACCCCAAGGTCAGAAACATTCCACCCAAAAATCCGCAAAACAGTTGTGGAAGTCAGGGGTGGCCAACGCCAGCGGGCGGCCATCGCGCGCGCCCTTGTGGGCGAGCGGCGGCTGATTCTCGCGGATGAACCCACCGGCGCCCTCGACACCACCACCGGGGAATCGGTGCTGCAATTGCTCCGCACTCGGGTCGATATGGGGGCCGCCGGGCTCTTGGTCACCCATGAGCCCCGCTTCGCGGCCTATGCGGACCGCGTGGTGTACCTCCGCGACGGGCATATCGAAAGCGCCTCCCAATGA